The following coding sequences are from one Primulina eburnea isolate SZY01 chromosome 15, ASM2296580v1, whole genome shotgun sequence window:
- the LOC140813868 gene encoding probable hexosyltransferase MUCI70 isoform X2: MTGGSLGLRASGSYGLLQQQPLNGGLLPQNLYIPRRPSKSSLNGYKEKERQVHSVFRYLSQRKVGMLILASLALLAFTTGFFTINKACPVCYIPVEHAIASIPNFPSESPVLRHLTYFSEENPLRTEPNGGSDFGGYPSLKQREDSFDIKESMTVHCGFVKGCGPRDQTGYDIDADDLKELEQFHEVIVASAIFGNYDVIQQPRNIGEVARKNVPFFMFVDKETEAYMKNTSVLDGGKQVGLWRIIVVHNVPYKDARRNGKVPKLLLHRLFPNVRYSIWIDGKLRLVVDPYQILEKFLLRQNATFAISRHYSRFDVFEEAEANKAAGKYDNASIDYQIDYYKKEGLTSYTLDKLPITSDVPEGCVIIREHIPITNLFSCLWFNEVDRFTSRDQLSFATVRDKVKERVNWNINMFLDCERRNFVIQAYHRDLLEQRAHQQAMARNHPPPVLIHEKTPVKRNLVRPGRGNKKPSSRRRRKIIPRNKENFFI; this comes from the exons ATGACTGGAGGGTCATTGGGTCTTAGAGCATCAGGTAGTTATGGATTATTGCAGCAACAGCCACTGAATGGAGGGTTGCTACCTCAGAACTTGTACATTCCTCGGAGGCCTTCAAAGTCATCCCTTAATGGTTATAAGGAAAAAGAAAGACAAGTTCATTCTGTTTTCAGATATTTAAGCCAGAGGAAAGTGGGAATGCTGATTTTAGCATCCCTTGCTCTTTTAGCTTTCACGACAGGATTCTTTACCATCAATAAAG CATGCCCGGTGTGTTACATTCCTGTGGAGCATGCCATAGCTAGTATACCCAACTTCCCCTCAGAATCTCCTGTGCTTCGTCATTTAACATATTTCTCTGAAGAAAATCCTCTGAGAACTGAACCAAATGGAGGCTCCGACTTTGGTGGCTACCCTTCTCTGAAACAGAGAGAGGATTCTTTTGATATAAAAGAATCCATGACCGTGCACTGTGG ATTTGTAAAAGGATGTGGACCAAGAGACCAGACTGGTTATGACATTGATGCTGATGATCTTAAAGAATTGGAGCAGTTCCATGAGGTCATTGTGGCCTCCGCTATATTTG GTAACTATGATGTGATTCAACAACCGAGGAATATTGGTGAAGTTGCGAGAAAAAATGTCCCCTTTTTCATGTTTGTTGATAAAGAGACTGAAGCATATATGAAGAATACTAGTGTCTTGGACGGTGGGAAACAGGTTGGATTATGGAGAATTATTGTTGTACACAATGTGCCCTATAAAGATGCAAGAAGAAATGGGAAG GTGCCAAAGCTCTTGTTGCATAGGCTTTTCCCTAATGTTCGGTACTCTATCTGGATTGATGGAAAGCTTAGACTAGTCGTGGATCCATACCAAATTCTTGAGAA GTTCCTGTTGCGCCAAAATGCTACTTTTGCCATATCAAGACACTATAGTCGTTTTGATGTTTTTGAAGAAGCCGAGGCTAATAAAGCTGCAGGAAAATATGATAATGCTTCCATTGATTACCAAATTGATTATTACAAAAAGGAGGGTTTAACATCATACACTCTAGATAAGCTTCCTATAACTAGTG ATGTTCCTGAAGGGTGTGTAATAATAAGAGAGCACATACCCATCACAAACCTTTTCAGTTGTCTATGGTTCAATGAAGTTGATCGATTCACATCTAGAGATCAGCTGAGTTTTgcaactgtgagggataaagtGAAAGAAAGAGTTAATTGGAACATTAACATGTTTCTAGACTGTGAAAGGCGGAATTTCGTGATACAG GCATATCACAGAGATTTATTGGAACAAAGAGCTCATCAGCAGGCTATGGCTAGAAATCACCCTCCCCCTGTTCTGATTCACGAAAAAACCCCTGTGAAGAGAAATCTAGTCCGGCCTGGTAGAGGAAACAAGAAGCCTAGTTCAAGGAGGCGCCGCAAAATAATTCCCAGGAACAAGGAAAATTTCTTCATTTGA
- the LOC140813656 gene encoding probable serine/threonine-protein kinase At1g54610: MGCICGRPYAIDDSNESPREKPSGKESSDLRAPRAVSSRREENSRLKDRLDGNSNSNEGGFIFVDKQVNGSSRLYVEQLEKKREKAEYVTAAHHPGAGMVPRAIEGEEVAAGWPPWLAAVAGEAIKGWVPRRADSFEKLDKIGQGTYSNVYRARDLDAGKVVALKKVRFDNLEPESVRFMAREIHILRRLNHPNIVKLEGLVTSRMSCSLYLVFEYMEHDLAGLACRPGLRFTEPQVKCYTQQLLRGLDHCHSRGILHRDIKGSNLLIDNNGILKIADFGLASFFDPQQSQPLTSRVVTLWYRPPELLLGATHYGTAVDLWSTGCILAELYAGKPIMPGRTEVEQLHKIFKLCGSPSEEYWRKSKLPHATIFKPQQPYNRHVAETFKDFPAPALALIEILLSIDPADRGSTASALKNEFFTVRPYPCDPSSLPKYPPSKEFDAKVRDEEARRLIAAGNKVQRYDLEKRGPRESRAVPAPDANAELVSSMQKRQGQSNPKSRSEMFDSHFEEAASGFPIEPPRPSQSVDEANNEPHGNIHKRASHSGPLVNRAAWAKAGKNLEDAPKNLAVAELTAMSGLVAARRSMLSEERRDKSLPQHEVPKLIARFPGSYKEVSSSAMSQVQKNHSSANSQQHDDERTSNNPVLLGYGSKGNKIHYSGPLLVPSGKVDQMLKDNDRQIQEAVRRARLDKARMRKLQADRNQLSTNSLFVSGR; this comes from the exons ATGGGTTGTATATGTGGTAGGCCCTATGCCATTGATGATAGTAATGAGAGTCCAAGGGAGAAGCCATCAGGTAAGGAATCTTCGGATTTGCGGGCTCCAAGGGCTGTTTCTTCTCGGAGGGAGGAGAATTCGAGGTTGAAGGATAGGTTGGATGGTAATAGTAATAGCAACGAGGGCGGGTTTATATTTGTAGACAAGCAAGTCAATGGTTCATCTAGGTTGTATGTAGAACAATTGGAGAAGAAGCGGGAGAAGGCCGAGTATGTAACTGCCGCACACCATCCTGGGGCGGGTATGGTTCCTAGAGCAATTGAAGGGGAAGAGGTAGCAGCTGGATGGCCACCATGGTTAGCTGCTGTGGCTGGCGAAGCTATTAAAGGGTGGGTCCCTAGGAGGGCAGACTCTTTCGAAAAGTTGGATAAG ATTGGCCAGGGTACTTACAGTAACGTTTATCGTGCCCGTGATCTTGATGCAGGGAAGGTTGTTGCTTTGAAGAAAGTGAGATTTGATAATCTGGAGCCAGAGAGCGTCCGCTTTATGGCGAGGGAAATTCACATTTTGCGCAGGCTTAACCATCCAAATATCGTTAAATTGGAAGGTCTAGTTACTTCACGGATGTCTTGCAGCTTGTATCTTGTTTTCGAGTATATGGAGCATGATTTGGCGGGACTTGCGTGCCGTCCTGGCCTCAGATTTACTGAACCTCAG GTTAAGTGCTATACGCAACAACTTTTACGTGGGCTAGACCATTGCCATAGTCGTGGTATCCTTCATCGAGATATAAAAGGCTCAAACCTTTTGATTGACAATAATGGGATCCTGAAGATTGCAGATTTTGGTTTGGCTAGTTTCTTTGATCCTCAGCAAAGTCAACCACTAACCAGCCGTGTTGTGACGCTGTGGTATCGGCCACCAGAGCTTTTACTTGGAGCTACGCATTATGGTACTGCTGTAGATTTATGGAGTACTGGATGCATACTTGCTGAATTATATGCTGGCAAGCCTATCATGCCAGGAAGAACAGAG GTTGAGCAGTtgcataaaatttttaaactctgTGGGTCACCTTCTGAGGAGtattggagaaaatcgaagttGCCCCATGCAACAATTTTCAAACCCCAACAACCTTACAATCGTCATGTTGCCGAAACATTCAAAGATTTCCCTGCACCGGCATTAGCACTCATAGAGATCTTGCTGTCCATAGATCCTGCAGATCGTGGATCTACTGCCTCTGCTTTGAAGAATGAG TTCTTTACGGTAAGACCATATCCTTGCGATCCTTCAAGTTTACCGAAGTACCCTCCTAGCAAAGAGTTTGATGCTAAAGTACGAGATGAAGAAGCAAGAAG ACTAATAGCAGCTGGGAACAAAGTTCAAAGATATGACCTAGAAAAGAGAGGACCAAGAGAATCTCGTGCCGTACCCGCCCCTGATGCTAATGCTGAGTTAGTCTCATCTATGCAG AAAAGGCAAGGTCAGTCCAACCCCAAGAGCAGGAGTGAGATGTTTGACTCTCATTTTGAAGAAGCTGCATCTGGTTTTCCTATCGAACCACCGAGACCATCCCAATCTGTGGATGAAGCAAACAATGAGCCTCATGGAAATATCCACAAGAGAGCTTCCCATTCTGGGCCGTTGGTTAATCGAGCTGCCTGGGCAAAGGCCGGAAAGAACTTGGAAGATGCTCCGAAAAACCTGGCTGTGGCTGAGTTAACAGCCATGTCTGGTTTAGTTGCTGCAAGAAGGAGCATGCTGTCTGAAGAGCGTAGGGATAAATCTCTGCCTCAGCACGAAGTTCCAAAACTTATCGCCAGGTTTCCTGGATCATACAAAGAGGTTTCAAGTTCTGCAATGAGTCAAGTCCAGAAGAATCATTCAAGTGCCAATTCTCAGCAGCACGATGACGAAAGAACTAGCAACAATCCCGTACTT CTCGGTTATGGGTCAAAGGGAAACAAAATTCACTACTCGGGACCGCTTCTGGTTCCTTCAGGCAAAGTGGATCAGATGTTGAAAGATAACGACCGCCAAATTCAAGAAGCTGTACGACGAGCTCGACTGGACAAGGCGAGGATGAGAAAACTCCAGGCTGATAGAAACCAGCTATCAACAAATTCATTATTTGTTTCAGGTCGTTGA
- the LOC140813868 gene encoding probable hexosyltransferase MUCI70 isoform X1, whose protein sequence is MTGGSLGLRASGSYGLLQQQPLNGGLLPQNLYIPRRPSKSSLNGYKEKERQVHSVFRYLSQRKVGMLILASLALLAFTTGFFTINKEADLGDSSLDFDSRDPNKSHALYSLLTGKETMPNNSSIKMNKVTVCDENAGWYPSISHVSAAVVDSSAASFWDNPCKNFAFPPPPPGDRRRIGPRPCPVCYIPVEHAIASIPNFPSESPVLRHLTYFSEENPLRTEPNGGSDFGGYPSLKQREDSFDIKESMTVHCGFVKGCGPRDQTGYDIDADDLKELEQFHEVIVASAIFGNYDVIQQPRNIGEVARKNVPFFMFVDKETEAYMKNTSVLDGGKQVGLWRIIVVHNVPYKDARRNGKVPKLLLHRLFPNVRYSIWIDGKLRLVVDPYQILEKFLLRQNATFAISRHYSRFDVFEEAEANKAAGKYDNASIDYQIDYYKKEGLTSYTLDKLPITSDVPEGCVIIREHIPITNLFSCLWFNEVDRFTSRDQLSFATVRDKVKERVNWNINMFLDCERRNFVIQAYHRDLLEQRAHQQAMARNHPPPVLIHEKTPVKRNLVRPGRGNKKPSSRRRRKIIPRNKENFFI, encoded by the exons ATGACTGGAGGGTCATTGGGTCTTAGAGCATCAGGTAGTTATGGATTATTGCAGCAACAGCCACTGAATGGAGGGTTGCTACCTCAGAACTTGTACATTCCTCGGAGGCCTTCAAAGTCATCCCTTAATGGTTATAAGGAAAAAGAAAGACAAGTTCATTCTGTTTTCAGATATTTAAGCCAGAGGAAAGTGGGAATGCTGATTTTAGCATCCCTTGCTCTTTTAGCTTTCACGACAGGATTCTTTACCATCAATAAAG AGGCTGATTTGGGAGACTCTAGTTTGGACTTTGATTCAAGAGATCCTAATAAGTCTCATGCTTTATATTCTTTGTTGACTGGGAAAGAAACAATGCCAAATAATAGTAGTATTAAGATGAATAAAGTTACAGTATGTGATGAGAATGCTGGCTGGTACCCGTCCATCTCCCATGTTTCAGCAGCAGTTGTTGATTCTAGTGCTGCTTCTTTTTGGGATAATCCATGTAAAAATTTTGCATTTCCACCCCCTCCTCCCGGTGATAGAAGGCGCATTGGACCTCGCC CATGCCCGGTGTGTTACATTCCTGTGGAGCATGCCATAGCTAGTATACCCAACTTCCCCTCAGAATCTCCTGTGCTTCGTCATTTAACATATTTCTCTGAAGAAAATCCTCTGAGAACTGAACCAAATGGAGGCTCCGACTTTGGTGGCTACCCTTCTCTGAAACAGAGAGAGGATTCTTTTGATATAAAAGAATCCATGACCGTGCACTGTGG ATTTGTAAAAGGATGTGGACCAAGAGACCAGACTGGTTATGACATTGATGCTGATGATCTTAAAGAATTGGAGCAGTTCCATGAGGTCATTGTGGCCTCCGCTATATTTG GTAACTATGATGTGATTCAACAACCGAGGAATATTGGTGAAGTTGCGAGAAAAAATGTCCCCTTTTTCATGTTTGTTGATAAAGAGACTGAAGCATATATGAAGAATACTAGTGTCTTGGACGGTGGGAAACAGGTTGGATTATGGAGAATTATTGTTGTACACAATGTGCCCTATAAAGATGCAAGAAGAAATGGGAAG GTGCCAAAGCTCTTGTTGCATAGGCTTTTCCCTAATGTTCGGTACTCTATCTGGATTGATGGAAAGCTTAGACTAGTCGTGGATCCATACCAAATTCTTGAGAA GTTCCTGTTGCGCCAAAATGCTACTTTTGCCATATCAAGACACTATAGTCGTTTTGATGTTTTTGAAGAAGCCGAGGCTAATAAAGCTGCAGGAAAATATGATAATGCTTCCATTGATTACCAAATTGATTATTACAAAAAGGAGGGTTTAACATCATACACTCTAGATAAGCTTCCTATAACTAGTG ATGTTCCTGAAGGGTGTGTAATAATAAGAGAGCACATACCCATCACAAACCTTTTCAGTTGTCTATGGTTCAATGAAGTTGATCGATTCACATCTAGAGATCAGCTGAGTTTTgcaactgtgagggataaagtGAAAGAAAGAGTTAATTGGAACATTAACATGTTTCTAGACTGTGAAAGGCGGAATTTCGTGATACAG GCATATCACAGAGATTTATTGGAACAAAGAGCTCATCAGCAGGCTATGGCTAGAAATCACCCTCCCCCTGTTCTGATTCACGAAAAAACCCCTGTGAAGAGAAATCTAGTCCGGCCTGGTAGAGGAAACAAGAAGCCTAGTTCAAGGAGGCGCCGCAAAATAATTCCCAGGAACAAGGAAAATTTCTTCATTTGA
- the LOC140814736 gene encoding uncharacterized protein, producing the protein MKKAITTICFFLQSSMASQGFFLICMLHSLIALTCGALMMFYRDEFFVFSHGRERASKLLGSTPHDQLLIQTSDSFSGLLMFAIGFLLFMVAFVEDREFHSFFPKGCVLLHITMAIWRIYFERKVEVLGFDWLRLVVGDIVLGLSWVLFLVCSWREKYD; encoded by the coding sequence ATGAAGAAAGCCATCACTACTATCTGTTTTTTCCTCCAGTCATCAATGGCGTCCCAAGGCTTTTTTCTTATTTGCATGCTCCATTCTTTGATTGCCTTAACTTGTGGAGCCCTGATGATGTTCTATAGAGATGAGTTTTTTGTGTTTAGTCATGGTAGGGAGCGCGCTAGTAAGCTTTTAGGCTCGACACCTCATGATCAGTTGTTAATCCAGACATCAGATTCATTTTCGGGTTTGCTTATGTTTGCTATTGGGTTTCTCTTGTTTATGGTGGCATTTGTTGAGGATAGGGAATTTCATAGTTTTTTCCCCAAAGGCTGTGTGCTTCTGCATATTACAATGGCTATATGGAGAATATACTTTGAGAGGAAAGTTGAGGTTCTTGGCTTCGATTGGCTGAGACTTGTCGTTGGTGACATTGTTTTGGGACTTTCTTGGGTTTTATTTCTTGTGTGTTCATGGAGGGAAAAGTATGATTGA